A window of the Brassica napus cultivar Da-Ae chromosome C5, Da-Ae, whole genome shotgun sequence genome harbors these coding sequences:
- the LOC106425006 gene encoding endoglucanase 21-like, with amino-acid sequence MTEIEELELTPLTQPSLEMKESWVLKPTIAKKKKKFSVACISSNRKLLLWLGGVLCVSCIIAMTLSKTLPHDHYNVPPLTKDNSTIAIPVALKFFNAQISGKLPEGNNVSWRGDSCLNDGKFPGSSYPHLAGGYYDAGGSIKSNFPMSFSMTMLSWSVIEYSTKYQVAGELNHVKGLIKWGTDYLLNNFNSSSDTVFEMVSQVDIFPFVLAIFPFLLAYSYVSNCLFSFSQIGMTIGSELPNDNYCWMRPEDINYKRDFTVCHTNCPHLAAEMAAALASASIVFGDKVEYSATLVRSAKAMYSFAEAMSTKMKSSEHWDDLIWGGAWMYYATGDNTYLAKVTSHDLAKRAGAFSHGPRYGVFGWDNKLAGTQVHEASLVMFFFQQIPCLLTFCFCLFVCFFSVALDSAEAVPQPSISL; translated from the exons ATGACGGAGATTGAGGAACTTGAGCTGACTCCACTGACACAGCCATCTCTGGAAATGAAGGAAAGTTGGGTTCTCAAACCAACTATCgccaagaaaaagaagaaattttCTGTTGCTTGCATCTCAAGCAACAGAAAATTACTTCTATGGCTTGGAGGAGTCTTGTGTGTGTCCTGCATCATAGCGATGACCCTGTCGAAGACTCTGCCTCACGACCACTACAACGTTCCACCATTAACGAAAGACAATAGCACCATTGCTATTCCAGTGGCATTGAAGTTCTTCAATGCCCAAATAT CCGGAAAACTCCCAGAGGGGAATAACGTGTCTTGGCGGGGAGATTCTTGCTTGAACGATGGCAAGTTTCCAGGGAGCTCTTACCCACATTTGGCAGGAGGGTACTATGATGCTGGAGGTTCGATCAAGTCCAACTTTCCCATGTCATTCTCAATGACAATGTTGAGCTGGAGTGTTATTGAATATAGCACAAAGTATCAAGTTGCTGGCGAACTCAACCATGTCAAAGGACTCATCAAGTGGGGAACTGACTACTTGCTAAACAACTTCAATAGCAGTTCTGATACAGTATTTGAAATGGTGTCACAGGTTGATATTTTCCCATTCGTTCTTGCTATTTTTCCATTCCTTCTTGCATACTCATATGTTTCTAATTGTTTGTTTTCGTTTTCACAGATAGGAATGACTATAGGAAGCGAATTGCCTAATGACAACTACTGCTGGATGAGGCCAGAGGACATTAATTACAAAAGGGACTTCACTGTGTGTCACACTAACTGCCCGCATCTCGCTGCAGAGATGGCAGCTGCCCTCGCCTCAGCATCCATCGTCTTCGGAGACAAAGTCGAGTACTCTGCAACACTTGTTCGCAGTGCCAAAGCGATGTACTCGTTCGCTGAGGCTATGAGTACCAAAATGAAAAGCTCAGAGCACTGGGATGACCTCATATGGGGAGGAGCATGGATGTACTATGCTACGGGAGATAACACCTATCTTGCGAAGGTAACCAGTCACGATTTAGCGAAGCGTGCCGGTGCCTTCTCGCATGGCCCTCGTTATGGTGTCTTCGGGTGGGACAACAAGCTTGCTGGGACACAGGTACATGAGGCTTCCTTAGTTATGTTTTTCTTCCAACAGATTCCTTGCTTGCTTAcattctgtttttgtttgtttgtgtgctTTTTTTCAGTTGCTCTTGACTCGGCTGAGGCTGTTCCTCAGCCCTCCATTTCCTTATGA
- the LOC125587186 gene encoding endoglucanase 25-like, with amino-acid sequence MAAFISTGGLILLNHGEPEPLQYAANAAFLATLYSDYLDASDTPGWYCGPSFFKTQVLRDFSTSQVDYILGKNPQNISYVVGFGQKYPKHVHHRGASIPKNKKVTCEGGWKWKESSNENPNTIEGAMVAGPDKNDGFHDLRANYNYTQATLVGNSGLVAALVASSRGGGGLDRNGLFSAITPLSLSPDPET; translated from the exons ATGGCTGCTTTCATATCTACAGGTGGTTTGATCCTGCTGAACCATGGCGAACCAGAGCCTCTCCAATATGCTGCGAATGCAGCTTTCCTCGCAACCCTCTACAGTGACTACCTCGATGCTTCTGATACTCCTGGATGGTACTGTGGCCCAAGTTTCTTCAAAACTCAGGTCCTACGTGACTTTTCAACATCTCAG GTTGATTACATACTAGGCAAGAACCCACAGAACATTAGTTATGTTGTGGGGTTTGGGCAGAAATATCCCAAACATGTACATCACAGGGGCGCTTCGATCCCCAAGAACAAGAAAGTGACTTGCGAAGGAGGTTGGAAGTGGAAGGAGAGCAGTAACGAGAATCCAAACACGATTGAAGGAGCAATGGTCGCTGGACCTGACAAGAATGACGGCTTCCATGACCTACGTGCAAACTACAACTACACACAGGCCACTCTGGTGGGAAACTCAGGTCTTGTGGCAGCTCTTGTAGCCTCGTCACGAGGGGGTGGAGGACTTGACAGAAACGGCCTCTTCTCAGCCATTACTCCTCTGTCGTTGTCTCCGGATCCTGAGACTTGA